AGACCGTACTTTCAGTTTCATGACTGGATTTGGTTTTGGTCGGTGTTCAGTATGATGTTCAGtatgatgtacagtatgctgACAGTGGCAGGGCGATACGACTGTCAGCTAGGCCACACCAGACTCTAGCTCAACATTGTttttcacaacaacaaataccATAAATACCAACAACAGTTTTCCACACTTCTCTATTCACTTTCCATACTTTctcagactttccagacctgcgcTGGAATGCAATCTGAGCCAGAGTCTGTTACAGAAATTTCCATTTTAATAGGTCATCTGAGCTAgtattgaatcttaaaatcttactttttttccattaaaacaaagtgaaaacatctgccagtgaggtgagattaTTTCACATGCTTCCAATACAGTTtcctgtttcaagaattttctttaaacaagCGACAATATCATGAAATGAGGCAAATCAATCGCATCAAGATGTCAACTGATTCAATTAAATCTTTTGAAACAAGCCGATGTGAAacgagtgaaattatctcacccctcCGGCAGATTTTGTTTTACTTATTTAGGAAAAATAAGATGCTAACAGTTAATAGTAGAGTCAAAGTTGAACTAACGACATGTGGAACACTTAGCAGTCTAGCGcagtcttcatcatcatcttcatcatcatcatcatcatcatcatcatcatcatcataagtgtgtgtgttgatgatgGCGGCGGCTACTCCACAGGCCGGATGCCCTTGGCCTCCTCCAGCTTCCTCAGGGTCTCGTCCCATTGGGTGAACTGCTTGGACAGCAGGAACATCTGCCAATCAGAGGTCAGGGTTCAGAGGGTCAGTGGGTCAGGGGGGCGGAGCTTTTCATGAGTAAAGGGTCACTGTTTTTCAGAGAGCTTGTTTAGACGCCACGTAAAACCCGGCAGCAACTAACTTCCTCACTGACCGGCTGCTGAATTTTGgaatccaccagccactttTACGTTTCCCCAAAAAATTACTTTTAGAATGGAAAACTAGTTGTTTATCTGCCAAAGTGttttttaaagcaataatcagcgacattttcatatgaataaatgtctgttctgctcctctctctctgattgctCTAACACTACAGTGTAACACTACAGTGTTAGAGCAATTACAACTGCATGAATATGATCAGCTGACTTTTCCTGGATAAGCGTACCATTTTGTTGTACTCCTCGAAAAGCCTCTTCACCTCTTGGGATTGAGCTTCAGTTTGgtcctgtgagagagagaaacatggaggagaggagtcaaCAGAGAAaacctgctgagagagagagagagagagagagagagagagagagagacacacacagagacggagtgagagagagagggagagagtcacCTGCTCTTTGATGTGAATCTGTGACAGGCGCTGCAGCTTGGTGGCGTGCTCCGGTACGTCTGTGAACAACAgatacacactgaaacacagctaACAGGCCTTGATGCTACACACACCctgttgtgtttcagtgttgaggtgaaacacaacagcaaaacaCTACATCACTGAAAGAGAAGACtgcaaattaaaataaaagcattactTATCCTCATTTTCCTCTGAAGCACAACAAAATGTTGTCTTGATTAAGTATCCAAAAAACTGTAACCTGCACTAGAACCAGAACTGGGGCTAAAGCAGGGACAGATGTGGAAGCGAGACTAAACGTAGCCCTGCTACAGTACATGAAACCACAGAGGAGACGGTGCGTTGCGTCCTGCCAGGTGAAACGCACCTCTGATGTAGTTGCTGTCCAGCAGCGGCTGCAGGTTGCTGACCTGCTCCAGCAGAGCAGCCTGGGAGAGCAGGAAGTCCTCCTctggagacacaaacacagcagcatcACAGCAGGGCAAGAACACACACCAGCATCTCAACTCTTTGTTTTTCCCCACATGTATGTACTGAATCTGATCGCCCTGTGTGGATTGACTACCAATCCCTGCCAACTGCTGCAATTTACTGTTTACCTGAATAACCTAGCGTGTGATTTGCCATGAGTTGCTATTTCCTTGTCATCTCTCACACTAGCCAGAGTTGACAGAGTTATTTGCTGCTGTATAgtcttttaaatattttaaattcataatcTCTTGGCTGTCTAATAACTTAATAATATAATTCTTAttgtataatataataacaataaacctTACATGTATAGCACTTCacaaaaaatacttttctgcTTTATAGTCAACAAATAAAGACTATAAGATATAGCCCATAGCCTCTAAGATAAACAAATATCTTAGataaatttagaaaaaaaaaagaatgaaaagaaagaatgaaaccGGCAAATAcaacaggaaagacaggaaaaagaggcaaagaggaagagagagagaggatgacaggcAACAGcagacaaaagcaaaaaaactaaaattcatAAAGTCAGGATTATCTGTACCCTGAATGGTTTGGGTCCACTAGTCATTCCAGTGTTCatctgatccaccaagcagcatgAAGCCTATTTCACTGacatttcaacttttcagaCAGGTTTGCCAGTTATTCCTGCATCTTCTACCAAGAGACATCGAGGGAGGAACCactgagcagtgtgaaccagtGTTTTAGGGGTGGGGTGGTGATctattgctgtttttgttgttgttgtttttatttttattcatcgAGCCCCAAGTCCTCCCTGCTTCTTACCAGCCAGGATGAACTCCAGCTTCATGGCGTCAGGGACGGCGATGTGGTCGGTGAACTGGGGGTCCAGGTACTTCAGCAGGTCCTCGACTGCACCGCAGCAGAaaacacaagataaaacactgACCAAATACAGCCTGCAACCTCATGACAGAGAGAAGAACCTCCTTGTGTTGTGACATTTTGAAGTTTAGTCTGTTTTTTAACTTCACCAGGCAGAAGGGCTACATGATCATGACTAAAACAATAATGCTGATTATTTTGATAGATATTGTATTTAcaataattgtaaattgtaaaagtcttgatgatttgaggaacaagATTTTTTTGCTGCACTTTTGGCATTTCACATCAAGATCTTcactattttcaactacagaGGGTGTCTTCAATGAAAAGAAGTTTCAATATTGTCGTTATGCCAATATTCCACGACTATTAACTGTAGAAACTCTATACAATACTACTAAATAAATTGTGTAGATCCTACCcatcaatcaaactttatttatatgcaaCGTGATGCACTTGACAGAGTAAatgcaaattaaaacaaaatatctaaaCAGAAGAACAACAAATAGTACATATGTTATATtaggcaataaaaaaaaattgaaaacgCCTTGAGGTAAAAGCAAGACCAAAACGGCAGGTCTTGAGcttttgtttaaaaatgaattaGTTAACTAATGGTTAGAGAGGTCAGCGTACGACCAGACgtttgccagtttgaatccagACTGGGAAAACCTGGGCAAGTGAATGAGGCACGCTCTCCCTTCCCTTAACAACTACTGCTGAActgcccttcagcaaggcacttgctactgttgctgctgctgttcccgtggagctgctcagcggccaacACTAGGCCTGCAGTTATACTGGGCAGTATGGACAGCTGTAACTGTACCAATGTGAAGCAGTGTGTTGCTGGAGAGAGCACGCACTCAGCAAACCCTTCCCCAAAATGTCACAACATGCCTTTAACCCAGGCCTAGTGGAGTGATAGCGCGGTGTGTGACTCACTCTTCTTGTGCAGGATcttcactcgctctctcttgtTGGCTGTGTTGGCCAGAGCGGCCTGGACCCTGCCCAGGGACTCTGCAcactgcaggagagagacaTCCATTACTTGACATAtcattaaaacaaatacaacatcTACTAAACTTTCCAGTAGCTTGTATACCCGCCTACAGCTCCAGAGACAAATCCACCTCTTAGTTAAAAGTGATGTTCTTCTCATCACATGATGTTCTGCTGAGATGCCACAGGCTTAGAGGCCACATagttagctaggttagctacTGAGCTGGTACAGTAAGTACATCTATTACAGCTGACATCCTTACACTGAAGTGAGCAGCTATCACAATTTCTGATATAGTGCAATTACTTAGCACTAAGTTACACAGTCGAGCTAACGTTAGGTGCATAGCTTTAACCTAGGTTATTGCAGGAACAGGGCGTTCACTCGCTGACAGTGACAGTGCTAGCGTTGCTCGGCTAACTGCTAGCTTGTTTGCTAGCCCTCCAAACATCATCCTCGATATAATTCTGGACAAACCTTGACGGGTTTTCCacctctgtttcttctttcgCCGTGTATACGACTTTCCAGCGTCTGAAGACGCATTTCCAGGTTATCCATGTCCGCTTTTTTGTCCATTGTTCAAGCTACCGCTGAGCACAACAAAACCGACAGCTCTTGAATGACGTAGTTTACAAGGGACGTCGCATATTGATTGCACGACCTCAACTGAGTTGAAAATATGCCGTGGTTGTTGTGGAAAGAGGAGCGGCTTTTCTACTCCACAGGCTTCTGGGAATAAATATGACATATCATACCTAAACTAAGATGTATATTTAATAAATGCATATAGTCAATATTAAGAAAAATTCCCGCGATGGCTGTGAATTAGAGTATTTTTGTTGTAATTGCAGTTTTTAAAGTGAACAGTAGTCGTCGCTCTTTAGCATTGAacggggatttttttttttttagcatttccAGTGACAGGCGGCGAATGACAACACCGACCGTCACGGCCCTTCCATCAAAGCTCGACAAAAGTAAGATTCCCATACAAATCATATCTGTGCCTCACTTACACGAAATTGCCGTTTGTGCCCCATGACAACAGTACCGGGCAAGCGAGCACATTTGTTTGTTCTAAACAATTCCTTGGCTTGCTTCTACTAGCTGAGTTAGCTTACCTAGCCCTGAAGCTAACGTCAGTTTTTGGATTACAGCTGCGTAGCTTGTTAGGCTTGGAGTTGGATAGCACTTTACAGGGAACGTTGCTGCCTTCTGCCTCACCTTAAGTTAGTAATAACTGCCTTGACAGTTCAGAAAGACTTTTCTGGCGTTACCGTTGACTAAATTAGTTGAGTGAAGGCAGTAGCTTATCCATTGCATGCCTGTTTCACTGTGGTTTTGGGGTTGTGTGGCTGAAAAGTTTATCTAATGCTAGGCTGTCTGCTGTGCTGTTGACAGCAGGAAGCCAACTGCCTCCAGACTTGAGGATCTGTCGTCGGAGAATCCGTCCTGTATGAGCCtctgggagcagcagcagcatggcagaTGACAAGGACGTGCTGAGAGACGTCTGG
The Centroberyx gerrardi isolate f3 chromosome 12, fCenGer3.hap1.cur.20231027, whole genome shotgun sequence genome window above contains:
- the dctn3 gene encoding dynactin subunit 3 yields the protein MDKKADMDNLEMRLQTLESRIHGERRNRGGKPVKCAESLGRVQAALANTANKRERVKILHKKIEDLLKYLDPQFTDHIAVPDAMKLEFILAEEDFLLSQAALLEQVSNLQPLLDSNYIRDVPEHATKLQRLSQIHIKEQDQTEAQSQEVKRLFEEYNKMMFLLSKQFTQWDETLRKLEEAKGIRPVE